GTGGGCTTCTGCCAGTCTGATTCACCAGGATGCAAGGGGATGGATGTCATATCAGCTGAGAAACATCAGTATCTCATTACCGTAATGGCAGGAAACTAAGCGCAagagataatgtgtgtgtgtgtgtgtgtgtgtgggggggggggggggggggggggggggggctaacaGTTCATTTTTAATCTTTAGCTCTTTAGTGAGCTAAAGATGTGACTTATGTACCGTTTGACCTAATTGCATTTAGCAGTATTTTCCCCTCTTTACTCGGAAACATTGTTGGTCAAGCCCGGTTATAGATAAAACTAGGGGAGGAGGTGTATCtcaataatgaaaaatacatgtaatGAATAAGAATATaaatggagaaaaaagagaaatattaCAATCCACAAATATGTAGGCTATTAAGATTGTtgaatgcagaaaaaaaacgaACACAAATATCTCTCTCCAACCACAAATTAATGACTTGTGTTCTGTAAACCGTCATATAAATGAATATCTTTACAAAAACAGACATATTTGTGAataaaagttttgttttcataaaaaaGTTCCAGAGGTTTTCACAAAAGTTACAAAACCTACATATactttcatatatatatatatttttttttgcactaaTGTTGAGAGCCTAAACAGACATACGCCAAAAGACAATGGGGCAACAGTTCATTTTTAATTAGAGACCTGTTAAAATGTTACCGTAATGACGCAAGGTTAATGTGCAGGCGAAGGGGGAAAGCAGATGGAAAGGGAAAACAAGCCTTCAGCTGTTCACATGCAACACACATGGGCAGTGAATGTTGCTGTAAAATGAACCAATAGGAAAAGAGACAAGGAGGCACATTGGCCAATGGGAGAGCCGAGCCGGGGAACCAGAGGGCGTGCTGACTGCTGGGAGAAAAGATAAACACCGTCAAAAAACCTAATGTTACTTTTTAAATACCCCAGGCAGGCAGTTCACACTGGAACGAGGGCTGGGAAAGTAGGACAGTCATGAAGTTATTCCAAAAGGTCATGTTTCCGTTTTAGAGTAAatatcattacctgaagtttatcagtaaatgtctcaaaaatatAATGTAGTgtatccagtctgtaaaaatgtcatACTTTTGACAACCAAGGATTTAAATGACCTGCAATACctcttgacttttttttatttttctaggAGTAGGTGTCATGTGGCTCATgtgtcatgtgtttgttttgtttttctcagtggTTGACATCTCATTTTAGAGTCTTCATATATAAAGAGTCAAAGTAAGGTGCTGGAGCACACAGTTAATGTTATGCTCATTTATTCtacatgcaaaaaataaacaaataaacaagtcAAAGCAATGATTTGTTCTCCAGTGCCTCACATAGGGTTAAGTATTTCATGTGGGCTACTTCTGGCATTATCctatcaagttatcagcttcaATGTCTCTGTAGAGGCTAGTGTTCAAGTACAACAGAAATGCCTAGGtctataaaaaatattttctctacAGCAATGTATAGAGTACACATACACCGTATACacagaaacaagtggaatttttttaaagaaaatactGGCTACTACATAACAGCAacaaaagagaaatacagtacATTGCACTGCATAACCAGTACATCTCTCATCAACTGAAATTATGCCAATTAAACTCCATaatgatgtgatgaaaatgtgtcaaAGCTGTAACACCAGGTGGCACTGTATACCAGACTTAACTGGCCACTTTGTTTTGAATTCAGTCAGCTACAGTATTTCCCAATACTGGGCAGTACAAGCTTGGTTATGGgttttgcacatttttcataataatgacttattGTAAGTTTGACTTATTATGGAGAAACTGCTCTATTCAGGGTCTGAAAGCAGTTCTATTCAATTCAGCCCTTCTTGGCAGTAACCATAGGCAGGAGTCACAGGGCAGGGCGGTCCCACACCAGTCAGCATGTCAGTAGGACTAATCCCATCAGCTACACCCTCTGTAGtaaaccctcacacacacacacacacacacacaggtttaccATGTCTTCCTACTTGAACATATGCCAAAGCACACACTTGACACCATATAAAAACAGTTATGAAAAAACGTGGTCCAAACAAACAACAGCACCTCCAAGCTGAAACTAGCCTACTTTAATACAGCATCTTCAGGAAAACAAATGTAGGACAGTCTGTTTACTAGTCAGCTTGACAACTGTTATTCAGTAAGAGCAAAAACTTATCAAATTTTACTTACTTAAactttatatatatgttttatttaactGATTTAAGGTATTTTTGCAGCTGTGACATGTCATCAAGAACTTTTCTTATAGGTTATACATCATCAGTGAGACTGAGTTTTAGGCCAAATCATATTGCAATTGCCATTATGTATCCCATTCATTAGCAGTGGGAAAATTATGCTGATTTCTGTGTAGCAACTGTCAGAGAACCAAACCAGGCATTCAGTATAAATTGGCTCTTAGACTTCATAACCATCAGACTTGGGTAACATAACCATCTGACTGTCACATGAAAATGACAAGAATTATTCTTTGAATCTGTGATAAAAATACAGATAAAGCCATTAGAGCTGGTGACTAAAGGGTGGCTGAATATAGACTACTTTGCACTagagtgattgattgatttaccCCTTTATTTCATTTCTGTTATCCTTAAGTATAGCTGGGTTAGTGAATTTAAGTGAATTTATCAAATTAGAAATGCTGAATAGAAATGCCAAATTTCAATCAAAATTCCTCAATATCAcgaaaatgtttttatgttcGCTTATAGTGGAAAAGTTTTTGTTGATAATGAAACTATGTAATAAATagtgatggaaatgcatttttaaataagGAATGATGTAGTGAAAATAGTGAAAGTCGCAAAGGTGACTGTGAGCACACCAAACGGGATTTTCCGGGTCCAAGGGTACATGTTCTACTTCAGATCTACCAACCCTACAATTAAAATGAAACTCGTTTgattataaaatatattattaattTTCCATAGAGCAGCTCCAGATTttacatcttgatgacatcacaggtttaGGTCTCCACTGGTCTCTATCTTTACCAGGGAATTCTTCCATGTTCATACTGACTGGACTGTCCAACTTTAATGACATATTTGTTCCTAAATTGAGCTGTATTCTTAAAATCATCCAGTTTACAGGTGaaagagacatactgtatgttgaccTATTTCTGGCAGATGCGTCCTGATCGCCTGTGCATCCCAAACTGCTTATCAGCATTAGCCAATTCATCATAATCCTCAAACATATTCATCATAATCCTAAAAGGTGTAGCCTACACACACCCAACCTATTTCCAGACCTTGAGCAGGAGGGAGATTATGGAGCCTCAAATTGAAAAGAGTTACATAATACAGATGCCTATGATGAAAGTCTAAATTGTCTTTCCTTAGATCTGTACATCTAATGTGTATTGACATCTAATACGTTTCTACTACAGGAAACTGGCATACGCTGCATTGGGTCTCCATTAGGTTATGCTCTTTTGTGTAGTGTgtaaagaagagaggaagagaaaatgtaATTAGGAGACAAATCTGACTAATACTGATTCAGGCCAGAACACACCCAGTTATCATAGCATGAAGACATTAACCTCAGGGTTCTGGTTGCTGCAGATGATCTATTATTAGACCGTTTAAACCGTTTGTGGTCTGTTTTAGCTTGTTGATTTATATTTGGCAAAATCCAAATCCAGTCTATAGGCTCCGTTTGTTCTACATGTCACAGGGAATGACAGAAGAGGTGGTCTTGTCTGAACAAGCAAGAAAATGTCACCGTCCCACAGAAACCCTGGTGtgtatgcaagcacacacacacacacacacacacacacacacacacacacaaaacaaaaaacagacttGTGAGCTTGCTCGATACAAgcaggcacacaaacactgcaTGTATGCAATACAAATATAGGCTGCATCCCTGCCTGAAGCCTATAATGGGATTCTCAACGTGCGGTTTGTGCAGTTGAACTTTCACCCAGATAGAGCGAtgacagagtgagggagaagcACGGAGCGAGCAAGTCAGTGAGCAAGGATGAGAAAGACTGATTTATAGCGGTTATTCAGAGTGGGGATCTGGGAGAgatgaaaatagcaaaatagagagaggaaaggaaaaagacagagagagagacagagagagatggcagattTACTGCAGCTGGCAGAGTTTCAGGCAGCTTTTCAGGCATGGAGACGAATATCCTGTGGGGTATACGGCCACCACAGAGCTCACACAGGAATATAATTCTGTCTCGGGTCTGCTGCGACCAGTGAAGTATACCCGACTCCCTCTGCGGCTATAGACACTCATGGGCCATCTGGGTACTTACGGGGTACAGCTAACTCAATCCTGACATTACCAGCATTTCCTTGGCATCACACTTACATTACTATTGACAGCTAAATATGTAAAAGTCGACATGGTTAACAACATAATTCAATagcaaaaatagaaaatagatgtttatataaaaataaattgtttgGATGGGCCTCTACAAGCAAGAGATAAGTATGCAACTTGCTAGCgtgtttttcctgtttgttttctgcttAGCCCCGCCTCTCTGTGTGTAGGCACAGACGCACGGCCAGAGCACAGCTCCTACTCAACCAATACAGCCTGAGCTCTGTTCATCCCTCATGCATCTGTCACAACAGCTCAAGTAGCAGACACACAAAAGGCAACAAAGCATATTCCTACAAGAAACAGCACTGAATCCGTCTCTTAGGAAGTCTAACAGAGACTGAATTTATCTTCTGTGCATGGCATTTATTGTCAACATGACACAGTGAGACGTAAACAAAGTTAAACAGGGCCTCCAGACTCCCTGACTAATAGAATTGCATAATAGTCTAATCTTACGCGGTAATAACTGAGTCATTGGATTATATAGCACATAATATTATCCTTGGCTGTCAGTAGCCTAAGGAAATGATCATATAACCTCTATCAGTATAAAGGCTAATAATGGTAAAACCAAAAAATGCTGTGCAGAATCTCAAATCAGGAGCTTCAACTGAATAAAAGAATCCCTTtcataataaatgtatttttatttgtacaGTATGCCGAGGTTAGGCTACATCTATCACTAATGTACACAGCAGGAAAAGTAGAGTGGGCTGGACTTCACTCCATGCAAAAAGTAACACAGATTTTCAGTCTGAAATGTTTTGGGTCAAGTTCTGGTACCTTTGACACAAGGCAGCACCTGTTACCTATGTTGTCCCAAGACCAGGGAAccaaataaacaatttgatttcCTGTCCAGGCTCATGAAAACCAAAGCACATTGCTACTGCTGTCAAAAGACCAAAAAATTAACCACAGCTTATGATAAGAGTGTGCAGTTAATGTATTTCTTACAATTAACAAAACAGTGATTAAAAATAATCATtgtgaaataaatgtgttttggcTAAATCTGGCTACTAGAATAGGTTACAATGAAAACTACATGCAAGAACATGGCAACAACCCATTGAGAAATACAAAACTTATTTTACATAGCCTTGGTAAACCAAAGGTTTATGATTTTCATTTGAAAACTGCATTGGTAGTCTGTGAAACTGGCTGGTTACTGTTGGATTTATAACCACTGGGTAAGTCAGGTGGGGAGCCCCTAAATCACTGGTCCACAAAGTAGGGTccagggacccccaggggtccatGAGGAAATCCCAGGgctccccagcaaaatgagccTAGAGATTAGCACAAGAATAAGTTTTGATCATAGGTTTCATTGCTGCACAGTATGGACAGTTACAGCATGCAACTCTATACCAACAACAACATCCTCCTCTCAGATAGGATCCCTTGGGTCACAACCTAATCAAATGGAGACCCATGGTCTTGTGCGGATCTATTTGGGGGTCTTTGACACAAAAGATGCGGGCACCCCTTGTTCctaatttacattttgtttgggAACCTTTAGAGAGGGATAGTCCTGCTTACATCCACTGCACACTGACTGGATGTCACTCATCACTGTCACTCTACCAGCTAGCTTACaggctaactagccagcagctgcagcaagGCTAAGTAGCAAATAAGGAGATGCTAGCTAACCTAGCATCCTTGGCATTTGCAAAGTAAccaactatttttttttctacgtAAAACCTGAAGTACCACCTCTTTCCCAAATATCACAGGTGGCCACCACAGTCTGTCCTATGTCTCTTGAGGAGAAAGCCTTGTCAGCTCTGAAGCATGCCTACGTGACAAGCTTGTTTACTTCATCCGCCTGCTAGCCCTCACACTGGAGCTGCGCTGCCCCGTAGCACTTGCAACTCCCTCACTGCAAACGATGTCAAATGACAAGTGTCAGAAAACACAGTGTCAACTCTGCTGGAGTAAACGCCCTACCTGCCCTGTCCCGCGTGTTTCTCGGGCGGCAGGAACCCCTCATTGTCCCGGTTTGAAGCCGTTCTTCCCAGCGTGAAGAGGAGTGCGTCTCTTCGTGGCGCTCTCAGCACGGACAGGCAGGAATGAATGAAGTGGAGGCGCACTAAGCTCTCTATcaacacgcgcgcgcgcacacatacacacccacgcacgcacacacgcaaatgcaTTGCTGTTATTCATTATTCCTGGGAAGTTTCAGTGTGCATAAAGAGAGATGGCTCATGGACCATGCTGAGACCTCCACCTCTATCCCCCACCTGCCTGAAGTTGTGTCCTGCTTTAAGTTTGTTTTGACAAGTCTGAGTATGAGTATGCGCCTGTGTGAGAATCAAATATAAGTAGCAACTCAGACACATCAGTTTATTTTAAATGAGTTTATtgtacacacagtcacacaataaaagcctttttttccATCAGGTGGAGACTTTATATTTTTCTACAGCTGCGCCCCACTGCCAGTATCCTGCTCCATTTGACCTCCAGTTGCACTTGTTTGACGCTGGAGAAGCTGGTTCTGTCTGAATGCATCTCTCAGTGTGGTGAGAATAAGGCCTGATTCTGCAGTTGCCGGTGAGCCCACCTAACACAGCAAAGACATTTTTGTAAATGTAATTATTCAATCCACAACATACACTGATGTTTACAGCACAGTGATAGCAGTGCCCCAGTCCTCTTACTGGTTTGAAACTGGCACTCTTTTTGATCTTCTCTGGAACAGGAGGGGCAGGCCctgatggaggaggggggacccaaggaggaagaggacttTGCACTTTAGATACATGctggaagctgctgctgtgtgtgatgGAGGGGACAGGTGGCAAAGGCCCTTTCTTCAAATTGAGGGAGATAGATGCCCCCGCGGATCTTGGCAATGTCTGAGAGGCCGGCCCTGTTAGATACACAAAAAGACCTTCAACAAAAGACCTTGTATCACTCTTGATTGCATACAATTGAAGTATAAAATGAGAATATCTTACAGAATACAGAAAAGtaacttaaaaacacacacatacacataggaCAACATGTTTCAAGATGGAGTACCTCTGTTCTTCATTTCCCTCCGCACAACCTCCAGTCCCCCCAGGTTTTTGATGATGCAATGAATGACTTCAGCAGTGTCTTTGTCTTCCAGGTCGCCCTCACTGAGCCCTGCCCGCCTCAACAGCTTCCTCATAGCAGGGTCAAGCTGTGCACAGATAAAACGGAGAATGAGACTGATTTAACATGTATCTATTACGTCTAAACAGGGAGCAATTACAGTCTGACGGTTTGAAACTGTGAATTCTAAGCTTGGGATATTTATGTGAAAGAGACAGTTGTTTGACTGCTCATATGGCTCATCATGTATTTCATGTGTATGATTCAGCTCACTGAATTGGTTGTTGGTGTAACTGTTTTGGATGGTGTGTGCATGCTGAAACATTTCTCTTGGTCCACGTGGTCCACCCTAAAGGAGAACAGAAAGATACAGTTAACCGCAGCAATAACCGTCTGCTCTCCCCTGCACTACTTCAATATTATATATTCAGCAGCAGAGATATTCAGAAGTCTGACATGAATGTGGTGATGTATTCCTCACCCGGACTCAGGTGAGTCACTTGTCTCAGATCTGCCTTGCTCTGGTCTGACTGTTGAGCTGTCCTCTTTGACAGCATATGTCATCTTGCTCCACCCACTCGTCTTCTCTGAGGAACGGAAGACGGAAGTGACAAGTGGAGGACAGGGGGGAGAAAAGGTAGGAGAGGATTCTTGAtggaagggaaaagaaagaatgagagggAAATGAAAGGTTTAAGAGGAAAtggaagagaatgagagggaaatGAAAGTGGTGGATTAGAATAATAGAGAGACAGtaaggacaaagagagagagagagaaattagccACTGATCTGCTTTCCTGTGAAAAGAGCAAACACATCCTTGATATAAATGTGTTGAAACATGAGTTTTGACTGCATGTTGTTCTTCTAACCTTGGTTTCGTTGGATACTCTCCACTGCCACACGAaatccctctgcctctgtctcatcTGCAAAGTTCAGGCCTGCCTGGCAGTCCTGTGCAAAAATGCAGCAAGTTTACCCTAAACCAACTCAGAACTATAAGATAACATTCAGCAAAAGATGCCAAAAAAGCCCCCCTACTTAGGTTTGTAAATAAGAGTTATGATTTTCAAATTATAGGAAAATCACTTCGGGCAACCAAGGACAACTAGCATTGGCATTGATTGTTTGAGGACCTACAAAGGAATATGAATGTgatattgtgttttgttgttgttgttgttgttgttgttttaagaGCACAAGGGAAATTAGTGTCAGTTTGAACCTCGCCATTCTGTGCATTCATAATCAAGGTCACAATAGGGCtctagatagacagatagatagatagatgatagatagatatataaatagatagatagatagatagatagatagatagatagatagatagatagatggacagatagatagatagatagatagacttaCATCTGAAGGGAAAGTGTGGAAGAATATGCACGTTGCAGTGTACTTGAATGGAGCGTACACCTCCTGTTCCCACAGTAACTTGGCCCGCTGTGTAtaaggaaatgaaatgaaaggaatggagaggaaaggaaaggggttATTGTAACTGTTGTACAGCTGTTTGTTCTAGCAGTTACATCAGGCAGAATACAGGCACACCCATTAAGACAAGATCCTCTATTGTTTCTTAAGGAAACCGCAAAGTCACATACATTTacaaagacagaggaaagacatCACTGGCACATACCAGCAAGCAATCCCATGTGTGCAATCATGTACgtacacacaggaacacatgcacgcacatgcacacacacacacacacacacacacacacacacacacacacacacaaacagagagagagagagagagagagagagagaaactaggTGAACAAGACAACAGGCAGGAGTTTTCATTGGATGCCTGTGTCCCTATTTAATTTGTTCATGGTCACAGAATAAAACATTAAGCTTTTCATTTGCTACACTGAgggaagtggtgtgtgtgtgtgtgtgtgtgtgtgtgtgtgtgtgtgtggtgtactgATGTGAGTGAGTATGGTGTTAGACTGGAAGATCTCTAACTATGTAGTTCCTCTTACCTTGACACAGTAGAGACGCAGGAAGTAGGAGTGCATGGAGTTATCTTCAATAAGACACACGACTCCACAACCCCAACAACTCCAGCCTAGATTCCCACACTTTGTCTTATTGGCTACTAGCACCTGTGCTACTGCAGAGGCGACCAACTGAAAAACACCCATAGTcagaaaacaatacaaaaatatactatatatgaaaatactacatatatataatacataatatGATCTGATAATATCTACAGTATGAATATGTATTCAGAAATATGGATTAATACTCTAAGAGGAAGAATGGTGCCAAGTGGTCCCGGGACTGAAAACTGCCAGAGCATTTTCTCCCATGTCTCCCCAATTTTGTCTCCcttgctcaaaaaaaaaaaaaaaagcaaagtgaGTGGACTGCACACtccaggtttgttttttttgtttttttttataaagaatAGATAGATTTAGGTAGATCGATTGATAAATCCTGTAATTGACAAAGTTAGTGGTTATCTCTTAAGTGAAGAATGTTTTCATATTCTTTACCAAAACGGCAGAGGACACAAGACTCCAGATCTCACCCTCTGAAGGAGACCTATCTGTTGATAATTCCACAGTAATGAGCTGTTTTGGTGCCATTTCTGCCCTGGTCCAGGAGGAGATTATGTCTCACATGAAGTCCTAGATGTTGTTTCTTTAAGATGCATTTGATTCAGTTAGTGGAAGCATTTTGTCTCTGATCAATAATTGCTCTGTGGCCACTGGTATTTTTCCTTCTAGTTTTAAAAATGCAGTGGTTCAACCTCTCCAGAAACAGTGTTGACCCTTTGTCTCAGGCTAACTACACGCCTATCTCCAAACTGCCTTtcttttctgtggttttagCAAAAAATGTTTCAATGCAACCTTTATCTTTTATGACTCAAAGTAATAATTTGATAAattccagtctggtttcagaGCGTGTCATAGCACAGAGCCTGCTCCCCTCGGAGAGACCGATGACCTTCTTTTAGCAGCAGATGCCGGGGAATGTTCCATTTTAATTCCTTTAGATCTCAGTGTGGCCTTCAATATCAATAACATTCAGTAATAattcaataatatttttttttagactgcTTGAGAAACTGGGTTGGTCTCAGAGCTCTTCATTGGCTCAACTCCTACCTTTCCAATAGAATGCTTTCAGTCACAGGCaactcatcctcatcctcagtaGATATTACTTGTGGGGTCCCACAGGTTGTTTTAGTCCACTTCTTATTCTCCAGTTACATGCTTCCACTTGGACATACATTTTCACTATTATGCCGATGGCACACAGATATCCTGGACTGGTTTAGATCTTACCTGAGTGGGAGAAATTACTTTGCTTCTCTTGGTAACTATAAGTCTGAGAATGTTGATATTCTATGTGGGGTGCCACAAGGGTCAATTCTAGGTACACTCCTGTTCAACCTGTACATGTGACCTCTCCACACATATTATCAAAACACATGGGATTTGTTACcatatgctgatgatacacagcttTTTATTTCCCTGTCTCCTGGAGATCTTAGCCCCTTAAACACATTGCTTGACTTTCTGAAGGATATAAACCTCTGGATGTCCCATAATGTTCTTCAtcttaattaaaataaaacagaagttTTGGTCATGGGTGCAGAGGCACAGAGACAGGAAACCTCTGAGTACTTGGATTCCTTGTCTC
This DNA window, taken from Centroberyx gerrardi isolate f3 chromosome 5, fCenGer3.hap1.cur.20231027, whole genome shotgun sequence, encodes the following:
- the LOC139925239 gene encoding actin nucleation-promoting factor WAS isoform X2; its protein translation is MASSPESGCQVMSDLLSVREKGVLFTLLGPQCKLVASAVAQVLVANKTKCGNLGWSCWGCGVVCLIEDNSMHSYFLRLYCVKRAKLLWEQEVYAPFKYTATCIFFHTFPSDDCQAGLNFADETEAEGFRVAVESIQRNQEKTSGWSKMTYAVKEDSSTVRPEQGRSETSDSPESGVDHVDQEKCFSMHTPSKTVTPTTNSLDPAMRKLLRRAGLSEGDLEDKDTAEVIHCIIKNLGGLEVVRREMKNRGPASQTLPRSAGASISLNLKKGPLPPVPSITHSSSFQHVSKVQSPLPPWVPPPPSGPAPPVPEKIKKSASFKPVGSPATAESGLILTTLRDAFRQNQLLQRQTSATGGQMEQDTGSGAQL
- the LOC139925239 gene encoding actin nucleation-promoting factor WAS isoform X1 — protein: MASSPESGCQVMSDLLSVREKGVLFTLLGPQCKLVASAVAQVLVANKTKCGNLGWSCWGCGVVCLIEDNSMHSYFLRLYCVKRAKLLWEQEVYAPFKYTATCIFFHTFPSDDCQAGLNFADETEAEGFRVAVESIQRNQESSPTFSPPCPPLVTSVFRSSEKTSGWSKMTYAVKEDSSTVRPEQGRSETSDSPESGVDHVDQEKCFSMHTPSKTVTPTTNSLDPAMRKLLRRAGLSEGDLEDKDTAEVIHCIIKNLGGLEVVRREMKNRGPASQTLPRSAGASISLNLKKGPLPPVPSITHSSSFQHVSKVQSPLPPWVPPPPSGPAPPVPEKIKKSASFKPVGSPATAESGLILTTLRDAFRQNQLLQRQTSATGGQMEQDTGSGAQL
- the LOC139925239 gene encoding actin nucleation-promoting factor WAS isoform X3 produces the protein MASSPESGCQVMSDLLSVREKGVLFTLLGPQCKRAKLLWEQEVYAPFKYTATCIFFHTFPSDDCQAGLNFADETEAEGFRVAVESIQRNQESSPTFSPPCPPLVTSVFRSSEKTSGWSKMTYAVKEDSSTVRPEQGRSETSDSPESGVDHVDQEKCFSMHTPSKTVTPTTNSLDPAMRKLLRRAGLSEGDLEDKDTAEVIHCIIKNLGGLEVVRREMKNRGPASQTLPRSAGASISLNLKKGPLPPVPSITHSSSFQHVSKVQSPLPPWVPPPPSGPAPPVPEKIKKSASFKPVGSPATAESGLILTTLRDAFRQNQLLQRQTSATGGQMEQDTGSGAQL